A stretch of the Bradyrhizobium arachidis genome encodes the following:
- a CDS encoding DUF1254 domain-containing protein produces MLRGILTLTLSLCIGAATAPAAFAQSTATPITEQEAHAIAVDSYVYFYSLLSMDITRKQFTNVEPGKENFKGPMNTFVNVPEYPPADFKGVVRSNFDTLYSVSWLDMTKEPVVISVPDTDGRFYLLPMLDMWSDVFASPGWRTTGTKAGTFLVTPPGWRPDLRERFAEELKLPKDTQRIEAPTPYVWVVGRTKTDGPPDYDAVHKIQAGYKVALLSDFGKTPRAVETKIDPSVDMKTPPKVQVDTMKAGQYFAYAAELLKLHPPHITDEPIIAQMKRIGIEPGKSFDIGKLDPAVQRALETAPQEGQKLMAWKVPTLARVANNWSMNTDTMGVYGNYYLKRAIVAQVGLGANLPEDAIYPLNLGDASGKPLDGASKYTITFAKGATPPVNAFWSITLYDPEGFQVGNALNRFAVSSWMPFKYNADGSLDLYFQNESPGKELEANWLPAPKGAFNLTMRLYSPKSEALTGKWNPPPIEKAQVTVGSAQ; encoded by the coding sequence ATGCTTCGAGGAATTCTGACGCTGACATTGTCTCTCTGCATCGGCGCGGCAACTGCGCCGGCGGCATTCGCGCAGAGCACGGCGACGCCGATCACCGAGCAAGAGGCGCACGCGATCGCAGTGGACTCCTATGTGTATTTCTACTCGCTGCTGTCGATGGATATTACGAGGAAGCAATTCACGAACGTCGAACCGGGCAAGGAGAACTTCAAGGGCCCGATGAACACGTTCGTCAACGTGCCCGAATACCCGCCCGCGGATTTCAAGGGCGTCGTGCGCTCCAACTTCGATACGCTCTACTCGGTCTCCTGGCTCGACATGACCAAGGAGCCCGTCGTCATCTCCGTGCCCGACACCGACGGTCGCTTCTATCTGTTGCCGATGCTCGACATGTGGTCCGACGTCTTTGCGTCGCCGGGCTGGCGAACAACCGGCACCAAGGCAGGGACTTTTCTGGTGACACCTCCGGGCTGGAGACCGGATCTGCGCGAGAGATTCGCCGAGGAGCTCAAGCTGCCGAAGGACACCCAGCGGATCGAGGCGCCCACGCCTTATGTCTGGGTGGTCGGCCGCACCAAGACCGATGGGCCCCCGGATTACGACGCGGTCCACAAGATTCAGGCCGGCTACAAGGTCGCCCTGCTGTCTGATTTCGGCAAGACGCCACGCGCGGTGGAAACCAAGATCGACCCGAGCGTCGATATGAAGACACCGCCGAAGGTTCAGGTCGACACCATGAAGGCCGGCCAGTACTTCGCCTACGCTGCGGAACTGCTCAAGCTCCATCCGCCTCATATCACGGACGAACCCATCATCGCACAGATGAAGCGGATCGGCATCGAGCCCGGCAAGAGCTTCGATATCGGCAAGCTCGACCCGGCTGTGCAGAGAGCGCTGGAGACCGCGCCGCAGGAAGGGCAGAAGCTGATGGCCTGGAAGGTGCCCACGTTGGCACGGGTGGCGAACAACTGGTCGATGAACACCGACACGATGGGCGTCTACGGCAACTACTACCTCAAGCGAGCCATCGTCGCGCAGGTGGGGCTGGGAGCGAACCTGCCCGAGGATGCGATCTATCCGCTCAATCTCGGCGACGCGTCCGGCAAGCCCCTCGACGGCGCCAGCAAGTACACCATCACCTTTGCCAAGGGCGCGACGCCGCCTGTCAACGCCTTCTGGTCGATCACCCTCTACGATCCGGAAGGCTTCCAGGTTGGCAATGCGCTGAACCGCTTTGCGGTCAGTAGCTGGATGCCCTTCAAGTACAATGCGGACGGCTCGCTCGACCTCTACTTCCAGAACGAAAGTCCGGGAAAGGAGCTCGAGGCCAACTGGCTCCCGGCGCCGAAAGGAGCCTTCAATCTGACCATGCGTCTCTACAGCCCGAAGTCCGAGGCGCTGACAGGCAAGTGGAATCCCCCGCCAATCGAGAAAGCACAGGTTACGGTGGGCTCGGCACAATAA
- a CDS encoding M4 family metallopeptidase yields the protein MMFSSRCRCINCITPPHVLKKLLDNTDSRIRDAALRTLLSTSRLRGERKIRGLVAAAAAPSSHGRRTISDCGNSTMLGSATVARTEDGPKSKDDSVNRAFEGLGDTRDFYQQVFDRDSIDGNGMRLNGFVHYADGYNNAFWDGSEMVFGDGDGVLFTDFTKSIDVIGHELTHGVTEQAAGLIYHNQPGALNESMSDVFGSLVKQWVKKQSADQADWLIGAEVFTPEIGADALRSMKEPGKAYNNPTLGKDPQPDHMRKYVNLPDTDDGDNGGVHINSGIPNKAFYLTAIGIGGFAWEAPGHIWYASLLASNQNTNFQEFADTTYLKAGQLYGAQSAEQQAVATAWKEVGLQISGLHALAGTSSRMARARRVTASANGHDDAAEVAHKIAELSSQLTALSRTLEGMQQGRPH from the coding sequence ATGATGTTCTCAAGCCGTTGCCGCTGCATCAACTGCATCACCCCGCCTCACGTTCTCAAGAAGCTGCTCGACAACACCGACAGTCGCATCCGTGACGCCGCCCTGCGTACGCTGCTGTCGACGTCGCGCCTGCGCGGCGAGCGCAAAATCCGCGGGCTCGTTGCCGCCGCGGCCGCCCCGTCGTCGCACGGACGGCGAACGATATCGGACTGCGGCAATTCCACCATGCTCGGTTCGGCGACGGTCGCTCGTACAGAGGACGGCCCGAAGTCGAAGGACGACAGCGTCAACCGGGCATTCGAAGGCCTCGGCGACACGCGCGACTTCTACCAGCAGGTCTTCGATCGCGACTCGATCGACGGTAATGGCATGCGCCTCAATGGCTTCGTCCACTATGCCGACGGCTACAACAACGCGTTCTGGGACGGCAGCGAGATGGTGTTCGGCGACGGAGACGGCGTCCTCTTCACGGACTTCACCAAGTCGATCGACGTGATCGGACATGAGCTCACGCACGGCGTCACCGAACAGGCCGCCGGCCTGATCTATCACAATCAGCCGGGCGCGTTGAACGAGTCGATGTCAGACGTGTTCGGCTCGCTGGTCAAGCAATGGGTGAAGAAGCAATCGGCCGACCAGGCCGACTGGCTGATCGGCGCCGAAGTATTCACGCCCGAGATCGGCGCGGATGCGTTGCGTTCGATGAAGGAGCCGGGCAAGGCCTACAACAATCCGACGCTCGGCAAGGACCCGCAGCCCGACCATATGCGGAAATACGTCAACCTGCCCGACACGGATGACGGCGACAATGGGGGCGTGCACATCAACTCCGGCATTCCCAACAAGGCCTTCTACCTGACCGCGATCGGCATCGGCGGATTTGCGTGGGAGGCGCCGGGACACATCTGGTACGCCTCGCTGCTGGCGTCGAACCAGAACACGAACTTCCAGGAGTTCGCCGACACGACCTACCTCAAGGCGGGTCAGCTCTACGGTGCGCAGAGCGCCGAGCAGCAGGCCGTGGCTACAGCCTGGAAGGAGGTCGGTCTACAGATCAGCGGCCTCCACGCGCTGGCCGGGACGAGCAGTCGGATGGCTCGCGCCCGACGGGTGACGGCGTCAGCCAATGGCCACGACGATGCGGCAGAGGTCGCGCACAAGATCGCCGAGCTCTCCAGTCAGCTCACGGCGCTCTCGCGAACGCTGGAAGGCATGCAGCAGGGCCGGCCGCACTGA
- a CDS encoding protealysin inhibitor emfourin — protein MKISLAQHGGQGAGVLLQRPPLVLDTATLDPAAAKELSELAAAAVAAGSSPPRPAGLRDAMSYSISIQDQGHDTVLTGADTVMSPEFAKLLAWLQRHFRSR, from the coding sequence ATGAAGATCAGCTTGGCGCAACACGGCGGTCAGGGCGCGGGAGTTTTGCTCCAGCGCCCTCCGCTCGTCCTCGATACCGCCACGCTCGATCCGGCTGCGGCGAAAGAGCTCAGCGAGCTCGCCGCCGCGGCCGTCGCGGCCGGCTCCTCGCCGCCGCGGCCCGCGGGCCTGCGCGACGCGATGTCGTATTCGATCTCGATCCAGGACCAGGGGCACGACACCGTGCTCACGGGTGCGGACACCGTCATGTCGCCGGAATTCGCCAAGCTGCTGGCGTGGTTACAGCGCCATTTCCGATCGCGGTGA
- a CDS encoding Dps family protein, whose product MSKAKSDTRSDKISPDLDTPTDLEPAAVSKISEALNVLLADAFALYLKTKNFHWHVSGRHFRDYHLMLDEQSDAIFATTDQLAERVRKLGGATLKSIGQVGKLQTIQDNNEDYVPPREMLRELMEDNKHMAAAMRKAHKLCDEHEDTGTAALLEVFIDETERRTWFLFEASRQEGSNAA is encoded by the coding sequence GTGAGCAAAGCCAAGTCTGACACAAGATCCGATAAAATATCGCCCGATCTCGATACCCCCACCGATCTCGAGCCGGCGGCGGTCAGCAAGATCTCGGAGGCGCTCAACGTGCTGCTGGCCGACGCCTTTGCGCTGTACCTGAAAACCAAGAACTTCCACTGGCACGTCAGCGGCCGGCATTTCCGCGACTACCATCTGATGCTGGACGAGCAGTCGGACGCGATCTTCGCCACCACCGATCAGCTCGCCGAGCGCGTCCGCAAGCTCGGCGGCGCGACGCTGAAGTCGATCGGCCAGGTCGGCAAGCTGCAGACCATCCAGGACAACAACGAGGACTACGTCCCGCCGCGCGAGATGCTGCGCGAGCTGATGGAGGACAACAAGCACATGGCGGCCGCCATGCGTAAAGCCCACAAGCTCTGCGACGAGCACGAGGACACCGGCACCGCAGCCCTGCTCGAGGTCTTCATCGACGAGACCGAGCGCAGAACCTGGTTCCTGTTCGAAGCGAGCCGCCAGGAAGGCAGCAACGCGGCGTGA
- a CDS encoding class I SAM-dependent methyltransferase, with protein MDDWIDYYDSTHTIYVSKLHRDLHFQIIARDIIGYISASDATVLDYACGEALSAGQVAAACGKLILAEPAPGVRGRLIARFAPNTKIRVRSLDDVRKMTEQSVDLVVMNSVAQYMTPDELDAAFTAIRRLLKPSGKLVLGDVLRPEVGMGRDVTALLSFGARHGFLKDALVGLISTALSDYRHLRSRVGLQRYSEDEITAKLAAAGFSAQRAHTNIGHNRWRMTFIARPTFARG; from the coding sequence ATGGACGACTGGATCGATTATTACGATTCCACGCATACGATTTATGTCAGCAAGCTGCATCGCGACCTGCATTTCCAGATCATCGCGCGCGACATCATCGGCTACATCTCCGCATCGGACGCGACCGTGCTCGACTATGCCTGCGGCGAGGCGCTGTCGGCGGGCCAGGTCGCAGCCGCCTGCGGCAAGCTGATCCTGGCCGAGCCCGCGCCCGGCGTGCGCGGCCGGCTGATCGCGCGTTTTGCGCCGAACACCAAGATCCGCGTCCGCTCGCTCGATGACGTCAGGAAGATGACCGAGCAATCGGTCGACCTGGTCGTGATGAACTCGGTCGCGCAATACATGACGCCGGACGAGCTCGACGCAGCATTCACGGCGATCCGCCGGCTGCTCAAGCCGTCCGGAAAGCTGGTGCTGGGCGACGTGCTGCGGCCGGAGGTCGGCATGGGCCGGGACGTGACCGCGCTGCTCTCCTTCGGCGCGCGCCACGGCTTTCTCAAGGATGCGCTGGTCGGGCTGATTTCGACGGCGCTCTCCGACTACCGGCACCTGCGCTCGCGCGTCGGGCTGCAGCGCTACAGCGAGGACGAGATCACGGCAAAACTCGCCGCCGCCGGATTCTCGGCGCAGCGGGCCCACACCAATATCGGGCACAACCGCTGGCGCATGACCTTCATCGCGCGGCCGACCTTTGCGCGCGGTTAG
- a CDS encoding helix-turn-helix transcriptional regulator — protein MSRTPLHPTREQIELPMVLDCLSDPIRLAIVYQLAQQERVSSELRCGDFNGLAGKSNLAYHFAKLRECGLMQTRIVGTSRLMRLRREDLDARFPGLLDAVINSAAKDADRLQPLSECDVVEAD, from the coding sequence ATGAGCCGCACGCCTCTCCATCCCACACGCGAGCAAATCGAGCTGCCGATGGTCCTGGATTGCCTGAGCGATCCGATCCGCCTGGCGATCGTCTACCAACTCGCCCAGCAAGAACGTGTCAGCAGCGAACTTCGTTGCGGCGACTTCAACGGCCTCGCCGGCAAGTCGAACCTCGCTTACCATTTTGCCAAGCTGCGCGAATGCGGGCTGATGCAGACCCGCATCGTCGGCACCAGCCGCCTGATGCGGCTGCGGCGTGAGGATCTGGACGCGCGCTTCCCGGGCCTGCTCGATGCCGTGATCAACTCAGCGGCCAAGGATGCCGATCGGCTTCAGCCTCTGTCCGAGTGCGATGTGGTCGAGGCGGATTGA
- a CDS encoding MFS transporter yields the protein MSVFWLALAAFAIGTEGFVIAGLLPAIAGDLSISVSAAGQLVTAYALTYAVGSPILAVTLNNIDRRTVLALALSTFIAGNLAAVVATGYVLLLASRMLMALGAGLCMPTALAVSVAVAAPERRGRAVALVTSGITVATVLGVPLGNLVGSLLGWRATFVMVALLGAVALAGLLLGLPRGLPRNTASLAERLAVARHSNVLIALLITVLWALGGFTVFTYFAVPLRGLGFDASQISLALLVFGGAAAIGNMLGGILADRLGTLATAALGLAGMASALILHSLVLKLMPGQAHYAVLGAIFLWGISGWAFYPAQVASIIRIEPQASMIALSLNASAMYLGFAIGGALGGAVLATLSPNDLGWIGGSSVAASLLVHLARGWQARPKSLKIAG from the coding sequence ATGAGCGTGTTCTGGCTGGCCTTGGCTGCCTTCGCGATCGGAACCGAAGGCTTTGTAATTGCAGGTCTTTTACCGGCGATCGCGGGCGACCTGTCGATCTCCGTGTCGGCGGCTGGGCAGTTGGTCACTGCTTACGCCCTCACCTATGCGGTGGGCTCGCCGATCCTGGCCGTGACATTGAACAACATCGACCGCCGGACCGTGCTGGCACTGGCGCTCTCGACCTTCATCGCCGGAAACCTCGCAGCGGTGGTCGCCACAGGCTACGTGCTGCTGCTGGCTTCGCGGATGCTGATGGCCCTGGGCGCCGGGCTTTGCATGCCGACGGCGCTGGCCGTGTCGGTGGCAGTCGCCGCGCCCGAACGGCGCGGCCGCGCGGTCGCACTGGTCACTTCCGGCATTACGGTCGCGACCGTCCTCGGCGTTCCCCTCGGCAATCTCGTCGGCAGCCTGCTCGGCTGGCGCGCGACGTTCGTCATGGTCGCGCTGCTTGGTGCCGTCGCGCTCGCCGGGCTCCTGCTCGGCCTGCCTCGCGGGCTACCGCGGAACACCGCTTCGCTCGCCGAACGGCTGGCGGTGGCCCGTCACAGCAATGTGCTGATCGCGCTTCTGATTACTGTTCTATGGGCGCTCGGCGGCTTCACCGTTTTCACCTATTTCGCGGTCCCGCTGCGCGGCCTCGGATTCGATGCTTCGCAAATCAGCCTTGCGCTGCTTGTGTTTGGCGGAGCGGCCGCGATCGGGAACATGCTCGGCGGCATTCTGGCCGACCGGCTCGGCACGCTCGCGACCGCCGCGCTCGGGCTCGCCGGCATGGCGAGCGCGCTGATCCTGCATTCGCTGGTCCTGAAGCTGATGCCGGGGCAGGCGCATTATGCGGTGCTGGGTGCGATCTTCCTCTGGGGCATCTCGGGCTGGGCGTTCTATCCGGCCCAGGTCGCCAGCATCATCCGGATCGAGCCGCAGGCCTCGATGATCGCGCTCTCGCTCAACGCCTCGGCGATGTATCTGGGCTTTGCCATAGGCGGTGCCCTGGGCGGCGCGGTGCTGGCGACACTCTCGCCAAATGACCTCGGCTGGATCGGCGGCTCGAGCGTTGCGGCCTCGCTTCTGGTGCATCTTGCCCGTGGCTGGCAGGCGCGGCCCAAATCGCTGAAAATTGCCGGTTGA
- the carB gene encoding carbamoyl-phosphate synthase large subunit, with amino-acid sequence MPKRTDISTILIIGAGPIVIGQACEFDYSGTQAVKTLKEEGYRIVLVNSNPATIMTDPELADATYIEPITPEIVAKIIEKERHVVPGGFALLPTMGGQTALNCALSLRRQGTLEKFDVEMIGATADAIDKAEDRQLFRNAMEKIGLQTPKSRLANASALKKSFRDKYLAEREKLSGAALEEHERQWTLGESDRRKRYQEYAFGQAMMALSEIGLPAIIRPSFTMGGTGGGIAYNKEEFLDIIERGLDASPTNEVLIEESVLGWKEYEMEVVRDKKDNCIIVCSIENLDPMGVHTGDSITVAPALTLTDKEYQIMRDASLAVLREIGVETGGSNVQFGVNPEDGRMVVIEMNPRVSRSSALASKATGFPIAKVAAKLAVGYTLDEIANDITGGATPASFEPTIDYVVTKVPRFAFEKFPGASTTLTTSMKSVGEVMAIGRTFQESLQKALRGLETGLTGLDEIEIEGLGRDDDKNAIRAALGTPTPNRLLQVAQAMRLGWTNEEIFNSCKIDPWFLGEMRGIVDMEEKVRKHGLPGNAFGMRTLKAMGFSDARLAVLAETTEAEVTAKRHALGVRPVYKRIDTCAAEFASPTAYMYSTYEAPFAGAPADESTPSDKRKVIILGGGPNRIGQGIEFDYCCCHACFALHDAGYESIMVNCNPETVSTDYDTADRLYFEPLTAEDVLEIIATERSKGTLHGVIVQFGGQTPLKLARALEAAEVPILGTSPDAIDLAEDRDRFKRVLDKLRLKQPKNGIAYSVEQARLVSADLGLPLVVRPSYVLGGRAMQIIREENQLNDYLLGTLPELVPADVKARYPNDKTGQINTVLGKNPLLFDRYLSDATEIDVDCLSDGEDTFIVGIMEHIEEAGIHSGDSACSLPPHSLDAGMIAELKRQTRELALGLDVVGLMNVQYAIKDGEIYVLEVNPRASRTVPFVAKVVGTPVAKIAARIMAGEKLADFKLKDASLKHVGVKESVFPFARFPGVDTVLGPEMRSTGEVMGIDRSFAVAFAKSQLGGGTRVPGKGTVFVSVRESDKIRITDAVRQLHSIGFKVLATSGTQRHLADQGIPTEKVNKVLEGRPHIVDAITNGDVQLVFNTTEGPQALADSRSLRRAALLHKVPYYTTLSGAVAAAQGIRAYLGGDLEVRTLQSYFSET; translated from the coding sequence ATGCCCAAACGTACAGACATCTCCACCATCCTGATCATCGGCGCCGGTCCCATCGTGATCGGCCAGGCCTGCGAATTCGACTATTCGGGCACCCAGGCGGTGAAAACGCTGAAGGAAGAGGGCTACCGGATCGTCCTGGTCAATTCCAACCCGGCCACGATCATGACCGACCCGGAATTGGCCGATGCGACCTATATCGAGCCGATCACGCCCGAGATCGTCGCAAAGATCATCGAGAAGGAACGTCATGTCGTTCCCGGCGGCTTTGCGCTCTTGCCGACCATGGGCGGGCAGACCGCGCTCAACTGCGCGCTGTCGCTGCGCCGGCAGGGCACGCTGGAAAAATTCGACGTCGAGATGATCGGCGCCACGGCTGACGCCATCGACAAGGCGGAAGACCGCCAGCTGTTCCGCAACGCCATGGAGAAGATCGGCCTGCAGACGCCGAAGTCGCGGCTTGCCAACGCGTCGGCATTGAAGAAGTCGTTCCGCGACAAATACCTCGCCGAGCGCGAAAAGCTCTCCGGCGCCGCCCTCGAAGAGCACGAGCGGCAGTGGACGCTGGGCGAGAGCGATCGCCGCAAGCGCTACCAGGAATACGCGTTCGGCCAGGCGATGATGGCGCTGTCCGAGATCGGCCTGCCCGCGATCATCCGCCCCTCCTTCACCATGGGCGGCACCGGCGGCGGCATCGCCTACAACAAGGAAGAGTTCCTCGACATCATCGAGCGCGGCCTGGACGCGTCTCCCACCAACGAAGTGCTGATCGAAGAATCCGTACTCGGCTGGAAGGAGTACGAGATGGAGGTGGTGCGCGACAAGAAGGACAATTGCATCATCGTCTGCTCGATCGAGAACCTCGATCCGATGGGCGTGCACACTGGCGACTCCATCACCGTGGCGCCGGCGCTGACGCTGACCGACAAGGAATACCAGATCATGCGCGACGCCTCGCTGGCGGTGCTGCGCGAGATCGGCGTCGAGACCGGCGGCTCCAACGTGCAGTTCGGCGTCAATCCGGAAGACGGCCGCATGGTTGTCATCGAGATGAATCCGCGCGTGTCGCGCTCCTCAGCGCTGGCCTCGAAGGCCACCGGCTTCCCGATCGCAAAAGTCGCGGCAAAACTCGCGGTCGGCTACACGCTCGACGAGATCGCCAACGACATCACCGGCGGCGCCACGCCGGCCTCGTTCGAGCCGACGATCGACTACGTCGTCACCAAGGTGCCGCGCTTTGCGTTCGAGAAATTCCCCGGTGCCTCCACCACGCTGACGACGTCGATGAAGTCGGTCGGCGAGGTCATGGCGATCGGCCGCACCTTCCAGGAGAGCCTGCAGAAGGCCTTGCGCGGGCTCGAGACGGGCTTAACCGGTCTCGACGAGATCGAGATCGAGGGGCTCGGCCGCGACGACGACAAGAACGCGATCCGCGCCGCCTTGGGCACGCCGACGCCGAACCGCCTGCTCCAGGTCGCCCAGGCCATGCGGCTGGGTTGGACCAATGAGGAGATCTTCAACTCCTGCAAGATCGATCCGTGGTTCCTTGGCGAGATGCGCGGCATCGTCGACATGGAGGAGAAGGTCCGCAAGCACGGCCTGCCCGGCAACGCCTTCGGCATGCGCACGCTCAAGGCCATGGGTTTTTCCGACGCGCGGCTTGCGGTGCTGGCGGAGACCACTGAAGCCGAGGTGACGGCCAAGCGCCACGCGCTCGGCGTGCGCCCGGTCTACAAGCGCATCGACACCTGTGCGGCCGAGTTCGCCTCGCCCACCGCCTACATGTATTCGACCTATGAGGCGCCATTTGCGGGCGCGCCCGCCGACGAAAGCACGCCGTCGGACAAGAGGAAGGTCATCATCCTCGGTGGCGGCCCCAACCGCATCGGCCAGGGCATCGAGTTCGACTATTGCTGCTGTCACGCCTGCTTCGCGCTGCATGACGCCGGCTATGAGTCCATCATGGTCAATTGCAACCCGGAAACGGTGTCCACCGACTACGACACCGCCGACCGGCTCTATTTCGAGCCGCTCACCGCCGAGGACGTGCTGGAGATCATCGCGACCGAGCGCAGCAAGGGCACGCTGCACGGCGTGATCGTGCAGTTCGGCGGCCAGACCCCGCTCAAGCTCGCACGCGCGCTGGAGGCCGCCGAAGTGCCGATCCTCGGCACCTCGCCCGACGCCATCGACCTCGCCGAAGACCGCGACCGCTTCAAGCGCGTGCTCGACAAGCTGCGGCTGAAGCAGCCCAAGAACGGCATCGCCTATTCGGTCGAGCAGGCTCGCCTCGTCTCCGCCGATCTCGGCCTGCCGCTGGTGGTGCGCCCGTCCTACGTGCTGGGCGGCCGCGCGATGCAGATCATCCGCGAGGAGAACCAGCTCAACGACTATCTGCTCGGCACGCTCCCGGAACTGGTGCCGGCCGACGTCAAGGCGCGCTACCCGAACGACAAGACCGGGCAGATCAACACCGTGCTCGGCAAGAACCCGCTGCTGTTCGACCGCTATCTCTCCGACGCCACCGAGATCGACGTCGACTGTCTCTCCGACGGCGAGGACACTTTCATCGTCGGCATCATGGAGCACATCGAGGAAGCCGGCATTCATTCGGGCGACTCCGCCTGTTCGCTGCCGCCGCACTCGCTCGACGCCGGCATGATCGCGGAGCTGAAGCGGCAGACGCGCGAGCTCGCGCTCGGGCTCGACGTGGTCGGCCTGATGAACGTGCAATATGCGATCAAGGACGGCGAGATCTACGTGCTCGAGGTCAATCCGCGCGCCTCGCGCACGGTGCCGTTCGTCGCCAAGGTGGTCGGCACGCCGGTTGCGAAGATTGCCGCGCGCATCATGGCCGGCGAGAAGCTCGCCGACTTCAAGCTGAAAGACGCCAGTCTCAAGCATGTCGGCGTCAAGGAATCGGTGTTTCCGTTCGCGCGTTTCCCCGGCGTCGACACGGTGCTGGGCCCCGAGATGCGCTCGACCGGCGAGGTCATGGGCATCGACCGCTCCTTTGCGGTGGCATTCGCCAAGAGCCAGCTCGGCGGCGGCACGCGGGTACCTGGCAAGGGCACGGTGTTCGTCTCGGTGCGCGAGAGCGACAAGATCCGCATCACCGACGCGGTGCGCCAGTTGCATTCGATCGGCTTCAAGGTGCTGGCGACCTCGGGCACCCAGCGGCACCTCGCCGATCAGGGCATCCCGACCGAGAAGGTGAACAAGGTGCTGGAGGGACGGCCGCACATCGTGGACGCCATCACCAATGGCGACGTCCAACTCGTCTTCAACACCACCGAAGGCCCGCAGGCGCTCGCCGACAGCCGTTCGCTGCGGCGGGCCGCCCTCTTGCATAAAGTGCCGTATTACACCACTCTTTCCGGGGCCGTGGCAGCCGCGCAGGGCATCCGTGCCTATCTGGGCGGGGACCTTGAGGTTCGCACCCTGCAGAGCTATTTTTCGGAAACCTGA
- the greA gene encoding transcription elongation factor GreA, protein MEKVPMTVAGFAALGEELKKRQSEDRPRIIEHIAEARSHGDLSENAEYHAAKEEQSHNEGRIAELEDKLARADIIDISKLSGDTIKFGATVTLVDEDTEKKTVWQIVGEVEADAKKGRISITSPLARALIGKKKGASVEVNTPGGAKAYEITKVEWR, encoded by the coding sequence ATGGAAAAGGTTCCGATGACCGTGGCCGGCTTTGCCGCGCTCGGGGAAGAGTTGAAGAAGCGCCAGTCCGAGGACCGTCCGCGGATCATCGAGCATATCGCGGAGGCGCGCTCGCACGGAGACCTCTCGGAGAACGCCGAATATCACGCCGCGAAGGAAGAGCAGTCCCACAATGAGGGCCGCATCGCCGAGCTCGAGGACAAGCTCGCGCGCGCCGATATCATCGACATCTCAAAGCTCTCTGGCGACACCATCAAGTTCGGCGCGACCGTCACCCTGGTCGACGAGGACACCGAGAAGAAGACGGTGTGGCAGATCGTCGGCGAGGTCGAGGCCGACGCCAAGAAAGGCCGCATCTCCATCACCTCGCCGCTCGCGCGCGCGCTGATCGGCAAGAAGAAGGGCGCTTCCGTCGAAGTCAACACGCCCGGCGGCGCCAAGGCCTATGAGATCACCAAGGTCGAGTGGCGCTAG
- a CDS encoding DoxX family protein, producing the protein MDVDRIAAQSQPYLLSLFRFITGLLLFQFGVAKLFKFPAVEMFAEVTPLSLFGVAGMIELVLGGLLMLGLLTRLVAFVLSGEMAFAYFIEHLPHSFFPLVNDGTLAILFCFACLYLASAGGGPISVDAMRRA; encoded by the coding sequence ATGGACGTCGATCGCATCGCCGCGCAGAGCCAGCCCTATTTGCTCAGCCTCTTCCGCTTCATCACCGGACTCCTGCTGTTTCAGTTCGGTGTCGCAAAGCTGTTCAAGTTTCCGGCGGTCGAGATGTTCGCCGAGGTCACGCCGCTGTCGCTGTTCGGTGTTGCCGGCATGATCGAGCTCGTGCTCGGCGGTCTGTTGATGCTCGGGCTCCTGACACGGCTCGTCGCCTTCGTCCTGTCCGGCGAGATGGCGTTTGCCTATTTCATCGAGCATCTGCCGCACAGCTTCTTTCCGCTCGTCAATGACGGCACGCTGGCGATCCTGTTCTGCTTCGCATGCCTCTATCTGGCGTCGGCCGGCGGCGGGCCGATCAGCGTCGACGCGATGCGGCGGGCGTAG
- a CDS encoding Lrp/AsnC family transcriptional regulator: protein MSRNLDEIDLKILAEIQADGRITNVELAKRVGISPPPCLRRVRALEEEGYIHGYRGLLDPRKLGFDVTVFAAVHLSSQAEADLRAFEEFVRAEPLVRECWMLSGEVDFILKCVAPDMATFQDFVTHLTAAPHVRNVRTSLVLHNSKYEAAVPLEVKGRR, encoded by the coding sequence GTGTCGCGGAACCTAGACGAGATCGACCTCAAAATTCTCGCCGAGATCCAGGCCGACGGGCGAATCACCAATGTGGAACTCGCCAAACGCGTCGGCATCTCGCCGCCGCCCTGCCTACGCCGGGTCCGCGCGCTGGAGGAAGAGGGCTACATCCACGGCTATCGTGGACTCCTGGACCCGCGAAAGCTCGGTTTCGACGTCACCGTGTTTGCCGCCGTGCATCTGTCGAGCCAGGCGGAGGCGGATTTGCGCGCCTTCGAGGAGTTCGTCCGCGCCGAGCCGCTGGTACGGGAGTGCTGGATGCTGTCGGGCGAGGTCGACTTCATCCTCAAATGCGTCGCGCCCGACATGGCGACCTTCCAGGATTTCGTCACGCACCTCACGGCCGCCCCGCATGTCCGAAACGTCCGCACGTCGCTGGTGCTGCACAACTCCAAATACGAAGCCGCCGTGCCGCTCGAGGTGAAGGGGCGGCGGTGA